A genomic segment from Bacteroidota bacterium encodes:
- a CDS encoding metallophosphoesterase family protein, protein MSFLQLNYKVITLMALFIFIEQSLLAQNNKLQFKEDKTFKIVQFTDMHFVKGGERSPEVLKNIKSVMKEEVPDLVVLTGDIVTSSEEKDVAIASWKMITDLLKKYKTPYAITFGNHDSENVITNDELLEYLSKRPYCLLYDEGGDDVKGVGNFVLPIHSSNGVVEKLLYFLDSGAYSSVKENGVGGYDWIGRSQIKWFAETNQLWLKKNEEVEALFFFHIPLPEYKQAFDDGEYKIGVRMEEECSPEINTGMFAEMVQQGNVLGTFVGHDHNNNYLAQLYNIALCYGYMSGGNCYGDLPLNGARVILLEEEKKGFKTWLRRSDKKKLYEVELPYVEKESNKED, encoded by the coding sequence ATGAGTTTTTTGCAGTTGAATTATAAAGTTATTACGCTTATGGCATTGTTTATATTTATTGAACAAAGTCTATTGGCGCAAAATAACAAATTGCAATTCAAAGAGGATAAAACTTTTAAGATTGTTCAGTTTACCGATATGCACTTCGTTAAGGGAGGTGAAAGATCGCCGGAAGTCCTGAAAAATATAAAATCGGTGATGAAGGAGGAAGTGCCGGATTTGGTTGTTCTAACAGGTGATATTGTTACAAGTAGTGAGGAAAAAGATGTAGCAATTGCAAGTTGGAAGATGATTACAGATCTATTGAAAAAATACAAGACTCCCTATGCAATTACTTTTGGTAATCACGATAGTGAGAATGTAATTACGAATGATGAACTATTGGAGTATTTGTCAAAACGTCCTTATTGTCTTCTATACGACGAAGGAGGGGATGATGTAAAAGGAGTGGGGAATTTTGTGTTGCCTATACATTCTTCGAATGGAGTTGTTGAGAAGCTGTTGTACTTTCTCGATTCAGGAGCTTATTCCTCAGTTAAGGAAAATGGTGTAGGGGGATATGACTGGATTGGCCGTTCACAAATAAAGTGGTTTGCAGAAACAAATCAATTATGGCTAAAAAAGAATGAAGAAGTAGAAGCATTGTTTTTCTTTCATATACCACTTCCAGAATACAAGCAGGCGTTTGATGATGGGGAATATAAAATAGGAGTTCGTATGGAGGAGGAATGTTCACCTGAAATTAATACCGGAATGTTTGCTGAAATGGTGCAACAGGGCAATGTATTAGGAACTTTTGTGGGGCATGATCACAATAATAATTACCTAGCTCAATTGTACAACATTGCACTGTGTTATGGTTATATGTCGGGAGGTAATTGTTATGGAGATTTACCTTTAAATGGAGCCCGTGTTATTTTATTGGAAGAAGAAAAAAAGGGTTTTAAAACCTGGCTTAGGAGAAGTGATAAGAAAAAATTATATGAGGTTGAATTACCATATGTAGAAAAAGAATCAAATAAAGAAGACTGA
- a CDS encoding fibronectin type III domain-containing protein: protein MKDIHMESLRLIIRRYLFLISIILISCSKNPKSVNSVIDKAVKHIYTNVSSDSINSLSNEDVLRLFDEDELQVLATRYWSFDINTSAIVSVMRVNNQAIVPFWLEDNGFVKTGLTVKNEYTVYEVWQKEYSAGRVGLGINGFDNQNRHYFVSVKAIDKSKELILSNFFPENQFVGKMDVGSFTYHDWDELVLTEVPEELVGGKLLPTVRGRAREANLINAFRKTPFPSSDKPDQIMLTWSKDPKTTQSIQWRTNLSSNKGVVRYWKEDDSRKEYTQVEAKSKIMDDRMLYNDRTINRYTAVLENLDKNTSYSYIVGNNETDIWSDTAVFKTAADDSAPFSFTYFGDTHKTPHWGELID, encoded by the coding sequence ATGAAAGATATTCACATGGAAAGCTTGAGGTTGATAATCAGGAGGTATTTATTTCTAATTTCAATAATACTTATCTCATGTAGCAAAAATCCAAAGTCTGTAAATAGTGTCATAGATAAGGCAGTTAAGCATATCTATACTAATGTTAGTAGCGATAGTATAAATAGTTTGAGCAACGAGGATGTTTTAAGGCTTTTTGATGAGGATGAATTGCAGGTTTTGGCAACAAGGTACTGGAGCTTTGATATAAATACATCTGCAATTGTATCGGTAATGCGTGTTAATAATCAGGCTATTGTGCCTTTTTGGTTGGAGGATAATGGTTTTGTGAAAACAGGTTTAACAGTGAAAAATGAATACACTGTTTATGAGGTTTGGCAAAAAGAATATTCTGCCGGTAGGGTAGGTCTTGGAATTAACGGATTCGATAATCAGAACAGACATTATTTCGTGTCAGTTAAAGCTATTGATAAATCAAAGGAGCTTATTCTTAGTAACTTCTTTCCTGAAAATCAGTTTGTGGGTAAAATGGATGTGGGATCATTTACTTATCACGATTGGGATGAGCTTGTTTTAACCGAAGTTCCTGAAGAATTGGTGGGCGGAAAACTTTTACCAACAGTAAGAGGTAGAGCACGTGAGGCAAATTTAATTAATGCTTTTAGAAAAACCCCGTTTCCTTCATCTGATAAACCGGATCAAATAATGCTGACATGGAGCAAAGATCCCAAAACAACCCAATCTATTCAATGGCGAACTAACTTGAGTTCTAATAAAGGTGTTGTACGCTACTGGAAAGAGGATGATAGTAGAAAAGAGTACACTCAGGTCGAGGCTAAAAGTAAAATTATGGATGACAGAATGTTGTATAACGACAGAACAATTAATCGTTATACGGCAGTGCTCGAAAATTTAGATAAAAATACTTCATATAGTTATATCGTCGGAAATAATGAAACAGATATCTGGAGTGATACAGCAGTATTTAAAACAGCTGCGGATGACTCAGCTCCTTTTTCATTTACCTATTTTGGAGATACGCACAAAACACCTCATTGGGGAGAGTTGATAGATGA